From a single Eriocheir sinensis breed Jianghai 21 chromosome 18, ASM2467909v1, whole genome shotgun sequence genomic region:
- the LOC127000202 gene encoding loricrin-like, whose translation MGCAPRRVVVLALLLGLTNAAYLNGGGNGGGNGGGFGGNGGGFGGGGNGGYGGNGGGGGGGGGNGGGYGGNGGGNGGGFGGGGNGGGYGGNGGGNGGFGGNGGGGYGGNGGGGNGGGNGDLGSAIGGGGTPGVDYPILSEVPDTGFTCEGRTPGYYADTAQEAGCQAFYICQFDGRQDGFLCPNGTIFNQQYFVCDWWYNFDCATAEQFYELNANIGVTNGGNGGNGGGNGGYGNGNGGNGGGGYSNGNGGGNGFGNGGGTPSNTYGTPRNGNGGGNGGNGGYGGRNGNGGGGNGGYSNGNGNGNGNGNLQAPSALYQTPGK comes from the exons cCCTCCTCCTTGGGTTGACTAACGCCGCCTACTTGAACGGCGGAGGAAACGGCGGAGGAAACGGAGGCGGCttcggaggaaacggaggaggctttggaggaggaggaaacggcgGGTATGGCGggaacggcggcggcggcggcggaggaggaggcaacgGAGGAGGATACGGAGGAAACggcggaggaaacggaggaggctTCGGCGGTGGAGGAAACGGCGGTGGCTATGGAGGCAACGGCGGTGGAAACGGAGGATTTGGaggcaacggaggaggaggatatggtggcaacggaggtggaggaaacggaggaggaaacggagaccTAGGCTCGgccatcggaggaggaggaaccccCGGCGTGGACTACCCGATCCTCTCCGAAGTCCCCGACACCGGCTTCACCTGCGAGGGAAGGACGCCCGGATACTACGCCGACACCGCTCAGGAGGCCGGCTGtcag GCGTTCTACATCTGCCAATTCGACGGGCGGCAGGACGGCTTCCTCTGCCCCAACGGAACCATCTTCAACCAGCAGTACTTCGTGTGCGACTGGTGGTACAACTTCGACTGCGCCACCGCCGAGCAATTCTACGAACTCAACGCCAACATCGGAGTGACGAACGGCGGCAACGGCGGCAACGGCGGCGGCAACGGTGGTTATGGCAACGGCAACGGCGGCAACGGTGGTGGTGGATATAGCAACGGAAACGGAGGTGGAAATGGCTTCGGTAACGGCGGTGGCACTCCATCCAACACCTACGGCACTCCACGCAACGGCAACGGCGGTGGAAACGGCGGGAACGGCGGCTATGGTGGCAGGAACGGCAACGGTGGTGGCGGCAACGGCGGCTACAGCAACGGGAATGGGAACGGCAACGGGAACGGGAACTTGCAGGCTCCCTCAGCGCTTTACCAGACCCCGGGGAAGTGA